The nucleotide window ACTGAATAACCGATATTAATTTATGTTTTGGAATAAGCATGTGGGAGGGTTGTTGAACgtgttatgtttttttttctcaataatatatatatacatacacacacataatATAGCAATAAGAGTATAAGAACAActtatttattctttcatcGGAATTAAGATTAACGTCATTCACTATTGCATCATTACGTTGTTTGTAATACatctttttttcatgtttttccgTTTCATGCAGCTAACGACTCTTGGCTTTGGCCTGATGAAGTAAACAATCAAATTGACCCACGTCCGTCTTGGACCGAGAAATCTCCGCCGTCCCATGACAAAGGCCTTAGCCTACGACAAGAAGGAGCTGATATTATTTATCAAGATAACCCATTGCTTGTAGCAACATTGAGCCCCAAGAGAAATTCTTCTGTCTGGCAAAGACTAACTCCACACGCTAGGAAGCCTACTGCTAATTTGACCAAGCCAACCGGCAATGGCAGTTTTGCCAATTCTAAGAATTTACAGTTCATCACTAATAAGAATCCTGTAAATATGGACCTTCACAAACGCCCGTTGAATGATGTCAAAGACTGGATATTCCCAGGGGAAATTTCTAAGCGAACTTCAGATTTAAGTAGGCTGTTTTGGAAATTTCTTACGTACTAGATTCTCTGTAGAAGTTAAGGCGCTTGTATTTGCACTTTCTGCTTGGACTCTAAGTTTGAGACTTCACTTCACTTTTAAAAGTTGACCATGAATCAGGAACAAGCTAAATATTGCATTtagaaaagtaattttgcTGCTTATTACGTTACTAAACAATTAGAATCCTACAGCTTTGTGCTGTGACAGCATAATTGTTTTAAAGCAAAATATAGTAACTAATGAAGCAGCTGTACTCGAGCATTCGTAGAAAAAAACTGAACATTACACGAAGTACTTTATCACCTAAAAGTCAAATTCTAGCTTATCGACAATTGTATGATTCACAGAATGTGCAGAGTACAATAAAGCGATTGAACAACAGAACGTGTGGATTCTTCCACTAGTTGGTACCTGGTCTTCACCTGTATCGACGAAAAAAACTAATCGCCAAAACTGTAGGGGATTGCATAATCCTCTGATCATTGGAGGACTTACTGCCCGTCCAGGTGAATTTTCTCACATGGTAGCACTCGGCTGGCTATCCGAGAACAATGAAGCGACCTTTCTTTGCGGAGGCAGTCTGATATCCAATCAATGGGTAATCACAGCCGGTCACTGTACTCACGGATCTTCGTAAGCCCGTTTTGTAATCTTTCACTGTCAGCAAATAGACTTTGACTTTACAGTCAATCCATGTTTTCAATTCGTCCAACGACTCGATTTATGACTTTTTGCACTTCCAGAGGACCCCCGAAGATTGTACGCATCGGGGCTCATCATTTGGGCGATAAAACAACTGGGAAGATGATAGGGGTACGGGAGATTGTAAG belongs to Neodiprion lecontei isolate iyNeoLeco1 chromosome 5, iyNeoLeco1.1, whole genome shotgun sequence and includes:
- the LOC107228078 gene encoding serine protease snake isoform X3, encoding MITCLVANDSWLWPDEVNNQIDPRPSWTEKSPPSHDKGLSLRQEGADIIYQDNPLLVATLSPKRNSSVWQRLTPHARKPTANLTKPTGNGSFANSKNLQFITNKNPVNMDLHKRPLNDVKDWIFPGEISKRTSDLKCAEYNKAIEQQNVWILPLVGTWSSPVSTKKTNRQNCRGLHNPLIIGGLTARPGEFSHMVALGWLSENNEATFLCGGSLISNQWVITAGHCTHGSSGPPKIVRIGAHHLGDKTTGKMIGVREIVRHPSYKPPAVYADLALLKLNKTLTFGSDIKPACLYSEFDTTPIQAWASGWGVTGIGKERSDELLKVRLDIVDNVDCALRLNRSTAIPRGIVPSMLCAGDISGGWQSDTCQGDSGGPLQILDPNHKCLYRIIGITSFGRLCALKNSPGVYTRISHYLDWIEKIVWPDENR
- the LOC107228078 gene encoding serine protease snake isoform X2, whose protein sequence is MMETTNHHILNQTTNSMLGCQANDSWLWPDEVNNQIDPRPSWTEKSPPSHDKGLSLRQEGADIIYQDNPLLVATLSPKRNSSVWQRLTPHARKPTANLTKPTGNGSFANSKNLQFITNKNPVNMDLHKRPLNDVKDWIFPGEISKRTSDLKCAEYNKAIEQQNVWILPLVGTWSSPVSTKKTNRQNCRGLHNPLIIGGLTARPGEFSHMVALGWLSENNEATFLCGGSLISNQWVITAGHCTHGSSGPPKIVRIGAHHLGDKTTGKMIGVREIVRHPSYKPPAVYADLALLKLNKTLTFGSDIKPACLYSEFDTTPIQAWASGWGVTGIGKERSDELLKVRLDIVDNVDCALRLNRSTAIPRGIVPSMLCAGDISGGWQSDTCQGDSGGPLQILDPNHKCLYRIIGITSFGRLCALKNSPGVYTRISHYLDWIEKIVWPDENR
- the LOC107228078 gene encoding serine protease snake isoform X1, with translation MARFILKSFFIIILFSRLTFLNTINYITANDSWLWPDEVNNQIDPRPSWTEKSPPSHDKGLSLRQEGADIIYQDNPLLVATLSPKRNSSVWQRLTPHARKPTANLTKPTGNGSFANSKNLQFITNKNPVNMDLHKRPLNDVKDWIFPGEISKRTSDLKCAEYNKAIEQQNVWILPLVGTWSSPVSTKKTNRQNCRGLHNPLIIGGLTARPGEFSHMVALGWLSENNEATFLCGGSLISNQWVITAGHCTHGSSGPPKIVRIGAHHLGDKTTGKMIGVREIVRHPSYKPPAVYADLALLKLNKTLTFGSDIKPACLYSEFDTTPIQAWASGWGVTGIGKERSDELLKVRLDIVDNVDCALRLNRSTAIPRGIVPSMLCAGDISGGWQSDTCQGDSGGPLQILDPNHKCLYRIIGITSFGRLCALKNSPGVYTRISHYLDWIEKIVWPDENR